Proteins encoded within one genomic window of Bradyrhizobium sp. AZCC 1719:
- a CDS encoding DUF4260 domain-containing protein, with translation MTDTASADASGAVTGGVRAVLRLEGLALFIGMTLLYYIWDGSWWVYALLFFVPDLSFAAYLGGPRIGAFVYNAAHSYLAPMAIMTTGFATAAPLTLSIAMIWLAHIGLDRALGYGLKYTTGFGFTHLGRIGKSPN, from the coding sequence ATGACCGATACCGCAAGCGCCGACGCCTCGGGCGCCGTTACAGGGGGTGTGCGAGCGGTGCTGCGGCTGGAGGGATTAGCGCTCTTTATCGGTATGACGCTGCTTTATTATATCTGGGACGGATCGTGGTGGGTCTACGCCCTGCTGTTCTTCGTGCCGGACCTCAGCTTTGCCGCCTATCTGGGCGGACCGCGAATCGGGGCCTTCGTCTACAACGCCGCGCACAGCTACCTCGCGCCGATGGCGATCATGACGACCGGATTTGCCACCGCCGCGCCGCTTACACTCTCGATCGCCATGATCTGGCTGGCCCATATCGGCTTAGATCGCGCGCTGGGCTACGGGCTGAAATACACCACCGGTTTTGGCTTCACGCATCTGGGGCGGATCGGGAAGTCTCCGAATTGA
- a CDS encoding VOC family protein, giving the protein MATQVKPVPKGFHTVTPYLVVDGAEKVIRFMKEAFGAEPVFEPMTRPDGKVMHAEYKIGDSIVMISDSSERAQATSTMLYLYVPNVDAVYQKALKAGATSLMEPSDQFYGDRSGGVKDPAGNSWHIGTHIEDVSPTELKKRATEFMKQQHKAA; this is encoded by the coding sequence ATGGCAACACAGGTAAAGCCGGTTCCCAAGGGATTTCACACCGTCACGCCTTATCTCGTCGTCGATGGGGCGGAGAAGGTCATTCGCTTCATGAAAGAGGCCTTCGGAGCCGAACCGGTATTCGAGCCGATGACGCGGCCCGACGGCAAGGTCATGCATGCGGAGTACAAAATCGGAGATTCCATCGTGATGATTTCCGACTCCTCGGAGCGTGCACAAGCAACCTCCACCATGTTGTATCTGTACGTACCCAACGTCGACGCCGTTTATCAGAAGGCGCTCAAGGCCGGCGCGACATCGTTGATGGAGCCCTCGGATCAATTTTATGGCGACCGCAGCGGCGGCGTGAAGGACCCGGCCGGCAATAGCTGGCACATCGGCACCCATATCGAGGACGTATCGCCGACTGAACTCAAGAAGCGCGCGACGGAGTTCATGAAGCAGCAGCACAAGGCGGCGTAG
- a CDS encoding cupin domain-containing protein: MNQPQPVKDASHLYEVERRAEHAARPGFRIMELQLSATQKVPWHTHTNVSDTFYVLEGRMRLFLQDPKEEVNLSPGEVYVVRPTRPHLVTNGSTKSLTFLVLQGVGEYDFVPLVPG; encoded by the coding sequence ATGAACCAGCCGCAGCCCGTCAAGGACGCCAGTCATCTTTACGAAGTCGAGCGTCGTGCGGAGCACGCCGCCCGCCCCGGCTTTCGCATCATGGAGTTGCAGCTCTCTGCAACCCAGAAAGTGCCGTGGCACACCCACACCAATGTCTCCGATACTTTTTACGTTCTGGAAGGCCGGATGAGGCTGTTCCTGCAGGATCCCAAAGAGGAAGTGAATTTGAGCCCCGGCGAAGTCTATGTCGTCAGGCCCACGCGACCGCATCTGGTGACCAACGGGAGCACGAAGTCGCTCACCTTCCTGGTTCTGCAGGGGGTCGGCGAATATGATTTTGTTCCGCTGGTGCCGGGTTAG